The region ACAATGATAAACTAATTTAGAATTGTGTTGGCTACCTAGCCAACTAACGCAACATCGCCGGATTTGACGACTGCCAATTAGCTAGCAAGTTATTCAGCTACATTAGCTACCTCGTCAGGTACCAAGCACGTAGGTTGCATCAGCAAGCTATTAAATTATAGTAGCAAAGCTGAATACACAGCCAAGCAACTGTAAAAAGAACTTGTACAATTTGATCCTCCTAACAAACGCCTGGATTTGTGTGAACTTGTGGCAATGCagtgctagcaagctagctgtgatgtcatgacaAACTTGCTGGCTAGCTAGGTCGCTAAGGAAGACCTCACATAAGATAAAACGCCGACCGTTAAGTTATATTACCATTGACTACTCTGTGGGGACACGATAGTTTTCTAAAGTTATCTCGCtaatatgaatattttgaaaattcCGTAAAATTACCCAAAGAAATAAGCAGTGATCTCTAACTAAGTAGCAACGATCAACCAAGTTAGCTAAACTAGCTATCTCTCTAACCAGTAGCTTATGCTATCGATACTCACCTGGCTGTGAGAAACAACAAGGCTCTTGTTCCCTTCTCCGTGGTATTTCCAGTCGTTCTCGTCCATTTTATCCAGTTCCATAACACAGCCGTTGTGGTGTATATTTACCACCATTTAATAACTTAAATAGTTAGCACTAGGCCAAACTACTGGCACGCACCATCACTACAAAAGTGGTGCGAAACAATTCTCTTCACTGACACACCGACAAACTGCTACTACCGCTTAGCTCAAGGATATCCCTCCTGACCTATTTCTACTGGTCCGTGTTTTAGAACTGTGACTCCAATTGGATTATCAAAATCGGAATCTTCGGGGCTCTTCCATTATCACCCATCTAATGGATGACACTAACGCCAATCAAATTCAACTACCGCCTCTTTGTTCAGGAAATTCAGCATGAAAGCGCTAAGCCACTGCCCATAAATGGCTGGCGTGATTAGTATTACTTATTGCAACATTGGCCGGAGTGTTGTGTGCTCTAGCAAGACATAGGTGGTGTTTTCATCAACGATTTATGTAGTTGGCAACAGTTTTGGTTTGCTGCTTGtaaatgctaccaaatatttaaataaacaacttCATTTCTGCCTGTAGCTAGTGTAATGGAGTGAACTGGAAGTAATTAATGAGACCAACTTACAAAACAATGTTcatgcatttaataaatattgcattttatttttatttatttatttatttatttgggggtgggggggtgggatgaaATCGGACGTTAATATTAACATTCACTCAAAATGAATACAGTAATCCTCAAGAAGGCTCATTTTTTCTTAGTATCTCCAAGATGTGCTACTGTGGCTCACTGCCATTCCTTGAACTGCTCATTCTATTACACATTCTATTTGGTCATTCTTTTTGGTATAACGATAGAAAATGTCCTGAGTCAACcatgtgaattttatttaatgattacATAAAATTTATATATACTTGCTTCCTGCTCATGATATATGTAACCATGTACCTTTTTGAAAATTAGATAATGTAAATAAAGTACAATTTCACCCTCACTTTAATCAATTGCAGAGACTTGGAATTGTGGGCTATATTTGTATCAGATACTTTTGGGGAATTTATatgtagattaaaaaaaaaaaatcaagctaGGATATTTGTTTCCcccatttttggctggaccgcaacagcggggccagccctacaaactcgaatgtctgtgactgagtgactgagtgatgaagttacatcattggtcggtcggatcacatgtgttaggtccagccatatactaggttttgacctggtcttgttcacCATTTACTGTGTGTCCACTATTGTATATTCAATCAGCATAGTGTAGCATTACCACACACCAAAGTCAGGACAACTGAAAACAGGTTTGGATGTTTGGTTGCGTTGCACAGAATCAAATTAAACAGAATCTTTCTTCTTTTGCACTGTATGATTCCAGTCATCAAGACAGGATCAAGATTCCCCAACATATTCAAAACTGGGAAAAATGTGTGGCAAGACACCAAAGGAgagatacagtatatacacaatGTTACTTAAATGTTGTATATTTATCATGAAGCTAGCTTAtgaaggtttttatttcaagctGGCTATAGCTATCTCACTCCTCCTTGTGGAATATGTTCCACTGCAGGAGTGGCTTAGTGTTTAGGCAGCAGAACAGAAATATTCTTTGGCCTGATCAGGGCCCAGACATCTGTAATGGACAAAGCCACATGAGGACTAAAAGGATGACACAGAACCCTCACAGCTGCATGGCTGTAGCATAGTTGGTCTAATGGAACAGACCCACAGTGAATTGCCATTGGTTTTATTTAGACCTGCATTATTATGTCAGTCAGAAAGTTTCATTTATGGAATCATACTCTTTAAAACATATCCTTACATTTCTCATTCACTTGGCCAcagctttatatttttaacaattCTATACCCTCCAACACAATGGCCTGTGTTATGCTTTGGCATCACAACATAGCTGACACAAACCCAGTTTTAATTACCAGCAAAGAAATTCACCACCATTCCACGCAGACTCATGGCCACCCagcccttacaaaaaaaaaatcaactgtcATTCAATTGTAGTTGTAATGAGTGTAATTTTTGCAGTATTCCCCTAGTattatgcaatattttaaacaaacttgTTTTTCAATTGCAGTATTAGTGCGGTTATAATGCCATTTCACTACTTCATGTGCAGTACTCATGAGGTAGATCTCTTTAGTATTGCATTTTAACTGGATTGTACTGCATTGTACTTTAGATAAACTACAGTATTACTTCGCAGTAGCTGCAGGAATTTTTTGTAAGGGGGGCAATTATTTCATGGAACACTCTTTAATTTATTGTCCATTCTagaacatgaaatgcatttgagaTAAATAATTTGTTCAAGATAAATAGGCCATATGTTGTATACAAACTTAGATTGTTGACTGTGGAGTTGATAACAACAGTACGCGTGGAACAACACATTCTTTACCTCAGATATCAATAGCAGATAAAATGTAGATATGAAAGGTCGATTGCCAGCTCAATCTGACCTTAACTGACTGCTTACTTCGAAGGAAAATCCCCGGGCCGGCAGATTAAAAATTAGTACAAAGTTCACTGTTTCAACTACGTTGAAatgtgggtggggtcccaagtgaaatgtttcaaatttccctgccaatgtcaaacagtgtattctcctgatggtattgactctattgttttgagttgtttgggggaACGGATGATTGAACTCTATCAGTAACAAAGAACAAACAAGATATATTGGTGATTTTATGCgttgctgtgggatggcattccattcctcaaccTGGATGCGTCGCAGGTCAGCCAGCATGGTTGAATGGAAAGGCCTGCCAACAGTCCAgacctcaacccaattgaacacttgTGGGATCAGCTCAGGCGGGCTGTACGTGCTAGAGTGACCAACGCAACcacgttggctgacctgcgatgaatcctggttgaggaatggaatgccatcccacagcaacGCGTGACCAcgctggtgaccagcatgaggaggaggtgccaggctgttgtggctgcgtatggttcttccacccgctactgaggctcctgactgtttgttcaatgaataaaccgtaaaattaccaatatttcttgtttgttccttgttactgatagagttcaatcatccaatcccccaaacaactcaaaacaatagagtcaataccaacaggagaatacactgtttgacattggcagggaaatttgccacatttcacttgggaccccatccacataatcagctgtgctgctcatcccacaaatgcatgatccttacaaatgggacatcattGTGAAGGGAAATTAACTggctttccaatgatataagATACATGCTGATACatgctaataatacagtagcactcgaccaaacacaaatttccaaactttttttgaggagtttatgtaaattacattaattaaaatagaacaaaaacgATATTTCCCTAGGGCCAGAATTTCTAAAAGCGATAACTGCATAAAGAAAGACGCAGTATGTCTACTGTAGGTTACCGTAGAAATTGCTGCCGTCCTCTCTTCACGGTAGTCCAATAGAATTTCGCATTACTACATATAGAATGCAACAAGTGATATGATTCGTTAATTTCATTGAAACAGCAAGCGAGCTACACACGGCCGAAATAATGGCAGTACTCTCTTTATGCTACAATAGTCGATGGCTAGGTAACAAATGCAGTAGTTAGCTGGCGTGTTAAcgtttttttgtgcattaatgATCGCATATTTACTGTTATGGATTGTGCATAACTCGCTAGCTACCCAAACGTAAGGCTTGTTTAATATCTAACGTTAACTAATGTTAGTTTATACAAAGTTAATTTatctggctggctagctagctaacattctGATGCAGCTTGCTCACATTATATGTTAACGATCCCCTGCTAAGATGGTTAGCTTATTAAAATATCAACGGTACCGCTACTTGGTTAGATAGCTACCTGTAACTACCAGGTAAATTTAAGAGCACGTAGTTTCCGCTAGCTATGAATGGGTGTTTGACTGGCTGGAAGTTAAGCTAGCAAGTTACGAGAGGATGTTGTGGTAATGCCTAGCCAAGCTGAGCAACACTAGGTCAGTATATATCGGTAGGGTAAGTTATATTGTACTTGCCTGGTTGGCAAAAGGAGGACGGATAGTAATTACGTTACTTTACAGTGTTAACTAGTCTAACTGTTCGAAGaacactagctagctatcgaTAAATTACGTACGTTACAGATAGTTAGCTAACAGTTCCACAACTGGTCAATTAGCGTTAGttgtatttaaatggaaatCGGATCTGCCTTGCTGGTTAATTTGGCGAGTTAGATATATAATGTCAACTAACTAGGTTTTGGTTTAGATAGTCAGTAGTAAAAAGACTTGGCATTTTACCATTTCTTTTCCCAGGAATGTCATTTTGCGCAAATTCCAATGCATTGACAACACCTATAACCATTAACGCTATTGGCTGACAAAAGTTGCACCTGGGTCAGGGTACAACTAAGGTATATCAGGTGTGAACCACTTCTTAGTGATGTGTATACCTTAGTCATTAAGGTATGTGTCGTTACTTGTGTAAGCGACAAAACATATAAGGCCCTTTGTTCTGTTATTTCGTTACTGCTAACGGTAGATGCTAATTTCTCAAATACTTGAACATGTTGGTTAATTAAACCATTGCTACGGTCAGTCAAGTTGATGTTGGGTTATGCCTGCCTGGTCACTAGAATGGAGTGCCCACCGACGAAGCGACTGAAAGGGCTAAATTATGGTGCTCCATCCACTACTGATTCATTTGGTGATGACGGGGACTTCACTCAAGATGACCTGGATGAGATTGATATTATTGCCTCTCAGGCATTCACAGGGGATGTGGGAGTGAAAGGTCCTAAAGAGACTTTTGGTGCAGTTTATCCTCTTCCGGGTGCCCAGAGAAAACCTGTTCCAGAGGGTAGGAAAGCCTCTGCTTTGAGTGGAAGTAGCAACCCTGGCCAGAGTAACATGGGCAGCATTTATCAACTTCCAACCGTTGAGGTTTTTGGTAAGTTTCAAACGTTTTCTGGGTTGTGATTTTAAGGATGCAAGCATGTTTTCTGGGTAATGATTCCTATGCctttttgcttattttaagaGTACAATGTCATATCTGTATTACCTGTCTTGTATCTGACATGAAGTGAAAGcatgtaatattattttgtagTAAGCCCATGTGTTGGGGGTGTGTATGTTTCAGGGAATGTACAGCAGCAATTCAAGAAAAACAAGGATGACCTGTCCTATGGTAATCTGGAAGCACAACAAGCTGAGCTAAAGAAAAAGGTATTGACACATCAGTTAATGTCTTTGGAACACTGCCTGTGATGGACGCTGAATAGATTTGGTTTACGTGTGGCAGTTGTGACACATACAAAAAACCATACAGAAATAACATCAGatatattacacacagacctgctCCCTCATTTCTATATGCCTCCTTGAGGAGCACATTTGAGACAAATTAAGACCCGTTTCCCTGTTTGTGATCTCATAAGTTGAAGGAAGTGGAGGATAAGCTCCTGATGAAAGATGGGGAGATCCGTGTCCTGCGTGACTCCATTAGGCACGCCCAGCAGGAGAaggagcaagagagacagagccagctcctccaggagaaggagagagctcACATCCAGagtgagaaggagaaagagctcTTGAAGAAGGTAACTGTGACTCCACCACTGTGGGCTGCTCTTGCAAGCAGTCTGATATAAACATATAGATCGAAGGACTGAATCCTCTTTTTAGTTCACTTTTCATGTTATCATTTGTCTGATACTCTGGTGCACAAGTAAGTCAAAATAATTCAGCTTATGGAGGGAGACAGTAGATGACTAATTTCCAGAAGTGCTCAAACCTTCTCTTCATAAACACaatttctcctctctcttggCCTAAAAATAAGTTCCTATGCTGTCACAGGATTTATGGGGCTGGTAGGATCTGCCTTTGACTATACAGTAGGTCACCACCTACAATAATGGCTATGAAGCGCTAATACTGGTGACTACAAAGGCTCACTTGAGTTGAATTGCAACCATTTAGCAAGTCTAGTTTGAAAGAATTCATTGTCATCTGATCACAACACATAAGAGCACTTACAAAAGTTGTTTTGTATGGCAGtagaatttaattgttttttggtGCATCATTTCTTACAATAATCTGACTTTCCAGGTGAAATCCTTGCAGTCAGAATTGCACTTTAAAGAAGCAGAGATGAATGAAATAAAGACCAAACTTCAGAACTCTGAACGGGGAAGTAAGCGTGTTGTATCTTCTACTGCAAGAAATAGGTATGCTTTATTGCagtccattcttttttttgtttacatcaAGTGTTTACATCTTTTCCTCTCATAATCCAAAGACCTGGTATCTAGTTTCAATATGTTGACCTTAGCTAGGAATTTGTTTTAGTTCTTGGAAatgctgttattatttattaattttttggcTGGAACGCATCAGCGGCCCTACAGACGCGAATGTctctgagtgactgagtgagtgctgaagttacaccattggtcggctgagttATGAAATTACACCACTGGTCAGCCGGAtgacgtgtgttaggtccagccgtatactaggatttaacctggtcttgttctttGTGAAATGTTTATTCGCAGATCTCTTAGAGATATAgaatactgaaaatgtattgaatatatacattatatatacatatataaaatatattgactTGTTACAACACTTCACCATGTcttaacatttgaaatgtgaaattattgccactttcacatatttaaaatgcactttgaaATATGTTTGATGCCTTTGTGCAGATGCCAGATCTAgccaatcctcacccatttaggtAGTGTTCTATTTATGGCTTTGTAACTCCATGTAACTCTATGCTAACTCCTTAATTGTGCTATGCTAAATCCTTGGTTGTACTATGCTAACTCCTTGGTTGTGCTATGCTAACTCCTTGGTTCTACAGCCCCAGGAGGTGTTCCCCGGCAGCACTGCAGCAGGATGGGAGTGGGGGCAGTGGAGTCTCCCCTGGGGTCAGCCCATTCCTCACCAAGGAGAGCTTTGCTGCTCAGCTGTCCAGCAGGGCTTCTCCAGCCACTGCTGACCGGGTCAGCCATTTTGGGGCGGGTAAGCAGTTACTACtcatcacagtttttttttttaaaagacattctGTTGAATCGGGTGTGTAATCCATACATCCCAGTTGAAGCGCCAGTGCTGGGCACAAGGCAAATCACAGAAAGGATAAATATCCTACACAGTGAGTTTATTAACTGAACCACAGACAGAAGTTTTGGAGACCTACCCAGTCAGTATTGTCTTTATAGTCCAGTTTGGGTGCATTAAATTGTATATAGGCCAAGTGcctcttgtttttcttttttcaatattCCTGTCGCCTTTAAAGAGAGTTTGTATAAACTTGTATAAAATTGAATTAACTTAAGCCTGTAAAGAGTATTTCAGTGTCACAGTCCTCTTTGCCACCCCCTCTGTATGATAGTGGTTTGCACTGTAGGCATTGTTCTCTCTTTGCTTATGTAATCCTGCATCAAGGTGGAAGACCTGTCAGTGAGGCCAACAACAGCGTCAGCAACGATTCAAAATTCCGGAAGCAGGGTTTCACCGGTCCTGACGCGTGCAGCTGTCAAGGTAGCTTTACATCTGTCTTCCCAGCAGTGAAGTGAAATCCGTTAGCCAGTCCAAAAAAAAGACTGTCCATGCACTGTATACCATTTAAggtattttcagtgtttttgtgaaaacagTTCAAATTCATTCAACACATCTGAGAAGTATTCAGTTTTGAGAAAACTTTTAAATTACGTGTCCCATAGAAGTGCAACCGTTTTGTGACTCGTCTCAGCCGTTCTCAAGATGTACACCGTTTAAAAATTAAGCATCAAGAAAATGGTTTTGAACCGATTTGTTACttgctgttgtgctgttttCTTTGCGAAGAGTGGATTCTGCTgaacctgctgctgcagcacccGCTGGACCCCAGCACCTTAGGCCTGAGCCACCTGCTGTGCCTCAGCCCAGAAACCCTGCCCGGCCTCCTAATGCAGCACAGCTACCTCAGCCCGTAAGCAGGCCTCGGACACTCCGTGAATTGTGTCTTCCCCAGTGCCACAGCTGCGTTCTCTCAGCAGAGATACCTGCCCTTGACATTCCCACCCAGCGAGGGCTGGGACATAGGTGTTCTCATTACTTGACACATTTGCATAGCTGAATGGTTGTAATGCAATTGTACGTTTAGTGTTTTCTTTTAGGCACATGGCACTcaaatccagagtgatttacacaacatacattttacatgcaacCCATTAACATGGATATGTATTGAAGCAACTAAGATTACTTCAACATTACTCGAGGATATGGCACCGCTCCTCCTAGGAATTGAACGTGCAAGTTCTGAGTTTTAAGCTAAGTTCCCTAAACATTATACTACGTTGCCTAAAGTTGCCCCTGTGTGCCAAAAATCATATTATTGGCTCAGTACCACATCATCTAGATAAttatttttccctccctcttcccgcCGCACCAGGGGGTCTTCAGCGGGGTCCAGCGGCTCCTCAGAGCCCAAGGctgtgcagcagctgcagagcGGCTTCAGCCAGGCCCAGAGCCTCGCCATGTCCGGGCTCAGCATGCTGGCGCTCAGGCACCACACGCCCAGCGCCGGGGGCGAAGACGGGCAGGCCGCGAGCCAGAGGTGCCCAGGGGCGGTGCACCTCCTGCCCCTGCTGGAGCACCACGTGGGCCTGTTCTGCCAGGCGCTGGAGGCGGCGGACAGCCCCGGGAGGAGCCCGCTGAGGGGGAGCTCCGTGTCCGGCTCCTCCTCCGAGGGCAGCGTGGCCTCCAGCCTGGAGGAGTCTCTGGTAGGCCTGGAGGAGTTTGCCTTGGCAGCGCTGAGAGCGCTCTACCACCTGCTGTCCCACAGCACCCAGGCCGTGCACGCGCTGCTGTCCCATCATGCCCCGGGGCTGCCCGAGACTGATcgcgccgccgcccgcccgGCCTGCTCCCAGGCGCCCGCGGACCCGCAGGGGGCGCCGTCCCAGCACCCCCTGCTCAGGAGGCTGCTCCAGCTGGCCGACCCGGCCTTCACCAGCCCCGCCTGCCAGAGGGAGAAGGTGCTGTCGGCCAGCCTGATGGCGCTCAACGTGCTGGCGGAGAGAGCCGGAGACCAGCTGCGCTGCAGGTAAAGGCCCGGCTCTCTGCCTCCTGAACCTCGCATTTCAGTCTGCAGTTATCTGCACACCTGCAGGGCTTGCCTTATTCTGTTTGTGAAAGGCACACTGTTGTGATGAGTCAAAAGTAGAGCAGATTTTTGGTCTGCTGGGTGGCTTGTCTTGTTAAGGATACTTTTCCAGTGGGTGGATGGTCCCTTTGGTCTGGTATGAAATCTGGACTATGCGAGTGAGAGGGAGTGATTCATTCAGCTGGGGTGACTCATAGCTCACGAGCGGCCCCAGCTAGCCAGCGGGGTGCTCACAGTCTGCCTCTTAAAGCTGCACATGCAGTGTCTTCCTCCTGCGCGTGTCTGTGCAGGCGGCAGTGTGAAAGGAAGCAGTGTGTGACATCTTGTgtgtcaaaaataaatcaaatacacacacacacacacacacacacagggtaacgtccaaaattataaaatgaccaaaaggatatattaaataaacaacagaGTGATATATGCTCAAAAAAAGGGAAAGCttatattttatactttttacgGTTGTTCTGAGAGAAGGTTTTCCTCCATCTTCTGTTAAGCTGCCCCTCCCCAAGATGCGGACGCCCGTACTAGCAGCTGCTCGTCCAAACACAAACAACCGCTCTATGGAAATTCCTCAGGGTATTCCAGCCGTGAAAAGCATCCAAACAGGCATCCATATATGGATGTGCTGTCCTTTTGTTTGACATTAACAGGATGAAGCTGGTGGTGACAAGCCCGTTCGCTGCTCGGTGCCTGTCTCTGGACTCCTCCTACAGAACTGTGTCCCTCTCCGTCAGTCTCCTGGCTGTCGCCGCCAGTGATGAGGAGGTGGCCTCTCTGCTGTGCTCACATTTGGGTGAGGTTCCTGCTCAGACCCCTTTCACTCTGTCATCAAaccaaacacactgacacatccatgctcTTCAACCTCTAGGTCAGGGCAGGCAAACCCCAGTCccggagggccacagtgtctgctggtgttcagtgtttcatcatttaagtcattgattggctataTTGTCCACACACCTTTTTCTCAAGGCCTTatttggctgctgattgaaaggaaagcacacatacctgcagacactgtggcactccagtcctggagtttgacacccctgctgaAGATTGTGGGTGAGCAAGAAGGGCTGTCTCTGGATTTCACACCAACTTCTGCTGTATTTCACTACACTGATCATTTATGTGATGCGCCATTTTAGTAAATTTTCTGACTGCTGAACACTCTCTTTGTGCGGCcatgtgaaatattttgctaTGGTCTTCAAGTCAAACCATTGTTGGTGTATCCAGGTGGGTTGGGGTAGCCAATTGGGTTGGGAGTAATTGGTGGCAAATAAATCCTGGACACACCCACTTTcctgaaaaacagcttttgttttctctgtagAACCGTGCCCTCTCCTCAAAATGTTCCAGTACGTTACGACCCGCCCGGACAAGTCAGTCACAGAGAGCCAGTGGTCTCATCTGGAGCTGGAGGTGATCAAGCTTTAGTTTGAACTAATGGTAGTTTCCATTTCAGAGAACAGATTTGTACTGTGCAGAGTACAGTGACACCCGCCGAAAATATATTGACTGTAtcaaagttttttgttttcttctttcttcacTCATCTTATTTTTCCTTGGCCAGGTTACACGGTTCCTGACGATGCTTTTTACTCAGAGAACGTCCACATGGTTGGCTTTCATTGAGTCCTCCTGTCAGTGCAACAATGAGGTAAGCAATATGGTTTAATAAGATCTGTTCCACAGCTAGCGTCCCAGTGCAGTTTCCCGTACTGATTAgttatttaaacacattacttatttaaatacatttcaaggTTTTCTGCAGTTCTAGTGCTGTTACAGCTCATTCCcattatttcaatttatttacaTGAAATAGATCTAAAATGACCAGTTATGAGCAGTGTTTTAGTGGTATTAAAATACAGATTGAGATTTAAGTATTTGAGTTGTGGAATTGCAGTCTCAAGCATTTCAgttgtataaatataatttcagtagATGCAGaacaaacatttgtttcatatggtttcattatttaaaatcatttgagGATGTGTACTTGTAACTGCATATTTAACATACCAAACAAGAAGCAAGAAATCATtagaataataaatagaaaatcttcccttatgaaaacattttggtttatttgattCCGCTGGACTTTCCTTTTTAACAAACATGAATTATCTTGTTTTCTTAAAAATCTTAATTGGTCATGTGCATCTTGTAAACTACCAAGAATATCaatgtaattaagaaaaatgacagTAGATGGCGCTACTTTCCTTTTCACTGTGCAAATCTGATCTAGCCCCATTGTCTGTTTCAGTCATTCATTTCCATACAAAACTGAATCAGATTGCAAACTGGAATTTATCAGTTAAATGTAACAAATAGCTTGAATTCTGTGTTCAGCCTGAGAGTACTGAATGCTAAACAGTTAACTTTAATGTTGCTAAAAGCCTGTTACGGCACTTCATTGCGTTCTTAATCAACTACCGCACAAGTTCAGTGAGgtgcaaaattaattttattttatttttttccttccaagTCTGAAGGACGACCTTTTTCAGTAAACCGCCATCTCTGTCTTTGGAAAACTGTTTGATTCTGTTCTGACCCTGTACTGACCCTGTACTGACCCTGCACTGTTAGCTTTCCCACATTGTATTCTTTCCAGATAGTGCTTATACGTGCCCCTTGTCTATAGAGATAGTGAACCTGATAGCTTGTGCATTCATATACAAAACTTTGTTTTTAGTTTAGAAACAGGGCTCACCTGAATGTGTGATACTATGTATGATACATTTGTAAATCAGATGTACACGCAGCCATTAAAGAGGTCCAGAAGAAGGAGGTTGCACATTCGCTGTGCTCATAAACGTATATAACAGTGGAACCAGGGCTTTGGCTCTGTGTGCCCTTGTTAGGGTTTACTTCTGttgacacagtcacacagttgATACTCTGTTGATACAGAGTTGTCGTGTAAACTGTGCTAACAATGCCTGCGTGTGCCTGAGCAGGTGGTAAGGACCCTGGTGGTGCTCCTGCACAGGCAGTGGTTGAAGGCGAGGAGGTGGGAGTACcaggaggggcggagccaagcCTGGGCCGGCCCAGGGCTGCAGCTGCTGAGGGAGGCTATGACACTGCTGCACTGGCTCCTGTTGAACGACGCCAGCTTCTCCGAGCACTGCCTGGACGTGCTGCACATGTACGACCAGGTCTTCCCCGCCATACGGGACACCTTCCGCAAGATCCCCTGCCTGACCGAGAGCGAAGGTCCGTGCCTTTGAGGC is a window of Anguilla anguilla isolate fAngAng1 chromosome 13, fAngAng1.pri, whole genome shotgun sequence DNA encoding:
- the atrip gene encoding ATR-interacting protein isoform X4, coding for MECPPTKRLKGLNYGAPSTTDSFGDDGDFTQDDLDEIDIIASQAFTGDVGVKGPKETFGAVYPLPGAQRKPVPEGRKASALSGSSNPGQSNMGSIYQLPTVEVFGNVQQQFKKNKDDLSYGNLEAQQAELKKKLKEVEDKLLMKDGEIRVLRDSIRHAQQEKEQERQSQLLQEKERAHIQSEKEKELLKKVKSLQSELHFKEAEMNEIKTKLQNSERGSKRVVSSTARNSPRRCSPAALQQDGSGGSGVSPGVSPFLTKESFAAQLSSRASPATADRVSHFGAGGRPVSEANNSVSNDSKFRKQGFTGPDACSCQEWILLNLLLQHPLDPSTLGLSHLLCLSPETLPGLLMQHSYLSPGSSAGSSGSSEPKAVQQLQSGFSQAQSLAMSGLSMLALRHHTPSAGGEDGQAASQRCPGAVHLLPLLEHHVGLFCQALEAADSPGRSPLRGSSVSGSSSEGSVASSLEESLVGLEEFALAALRALYHLLSHSTQAVHALLSHHAPGLPETDRAAARPACSQAPADPQGAPSQHPLLRRLLQLADPAFTSPACQREKVLSASLMALNVLAERAGDQLRCRMKLVVTSPFAARCLSLDSSYRTVSLSVSLLAVAASDEEVASLLCSHLEPCPLLKMFQYVTTRPDKSVTESQWSHLELEVTRFLTMLFTQRTSTWLAFIESSCQCNNEVVRTLVVLLHRQWLKARRWEYQEGRSQAWAGPGLQLLREAMTLLHWLLLNDASFSEHCLDVLHMYDQVFPAIRDTFRKIPCLTESEELALEEISRPEVEDAEDMDIDTGS